One region of Myxococcota bacterium genomic DNA includes:
- the larE gene encoding ATP-dependent sacrificial sulfur transferase LarE produces MSNEPAETRASDDASARQAALLARLSRCESLVVAYSGGVDSAYLAWAAHQALGPRALAVTAVSPSYPRSHRETAERVARQVGLRHEWIDSHEHERAEYARNAPDRCYFCKTELFDLLEGLRVERGFAAVAYGINRDDTGDFRPGHRAAEEHRVLSPLLEAGLGKAEIRALSAAAGLETAELPASACLSSRVPYGMEVTPEKLAQIDRAEDALRALGYRQLRVRHHGDLGRVELAREEMPRALAPDALRAISRALHDAGFRWVALDVDGYRMGSANEILQIAPPAR; encoded by the coding sequence GTGTCGAACGAGCCAGCGGAAACGCGCGCCAGCGACGACGCCAGCGCCAGGCAAGCGGCGCTCCTGGCGCGACTGTCTCGCTGCGAGTCGCTCGTGGTCGCGTACTCGGGCGGCGTCGACTCCGCGTACCTCGCCTGGGCCGCGCACCAGGCGCTCGGGCCGCGCGCGCTGGCGGTCACCGCGGTGTCTCCGTCGTACCCGCGCAGTCACCGCGAGACCGCGGAGCGCGTCGCGCGCCAGGTCGGGCTGCGCCACGAGTGGATCGACTCACACGAGCACGAGCGCGCGGAGTACGCGCGCAACGCGCCCGACCGCTGCTACTTCTGCAAGACCGAGCTGTTCGACCTCCTGGAAGGCCTGCGGGTCGAGCGCGGCTTCGCGGCCGTGGCCTACGGCATCAACCGCGACGACACCGGCGACTTCCGCCCCGGTCACCGCGCGGCCGAGGAGCACCGGGTGCTCTCGCCGCTCCTGGAAGCGGGCCTGGGCAAGGCCGAGATTCGCGCGCTCTCGGCGGCGGCCGGGCTCGAGACCGCGGAGCTGCCCGCCTCGGCCTGTCTCTCGTCGCGCGTGCCCTACGGCATGGAGGTGACTCCCGAGAAGCTGGCGCAGATCGACCGCGCGGAAGACGCGCTGCGCGCGCTCGGCTACCGCCAGCTGCGCGTGCGCCACCACGGCGACCTGGGGCGCGTGGAGCTGGCGCGCGAGGAGATGCCGCGCGCGCTCGCGCCCGACGCGCTGCGCGCGATCTCGCGCGCGCTGCACGACGCGGGCTTCCGCTGGGTCGCGCTCGACGTCGACGGCTACCGCATGGGCTCCGCGAACGAGATTTTGCAGATCGCGCCGCCCGCGCGATGA
- a CDS encoding D-alanine--D-alanine ligase family protein — protein MAKRRIGIVFGGRSTEHEVSVASASAIHDALDPARYAPVLIGVAHDGSWHVAEAGSGLMPGEVIGHAKSRTAFAGLRSGLELLRRSDAAPALAEKLDAVFPIIHGRGGEDGSLQGMLELAEIPYVGCGVLATALCMDKALAKSVLRDAGVPVVPANEISRHEALLSTADFEEAVEARFAYPLFVKPTNTGSSVGVQKVRTRAHLHHAIKEAARYDHDVLVEPGVEAREIECAVLGGHSPQASQLGEVRYSAEFYDYEAKYASDSTQILIPADVTPEQDQTMRRYALEAFRALKCWGMARVDFFLEKKTGRILLNELNTLPGFTDASMYPKLWEASGISLPELADRLIELAFERRKETASLEIRYAK, from the coding sequence ATGGCGAAACGGCGCATCGGGATCGTCTTCGGGGGCCGCTCGACCGAGCACGAGGTCTCCGTGGCGTCGGCCAGCGCGATCCACGATGCGCTCGACCCCGCGCGCTACGCGCCGGTCCTGATCGGCGTGGCGCACGACGGCAGCTGGCACGTGGCCGAGGCGGGCTCGGGACTCATGCCCGGCGAGGTGATCGGCCACGCGAAGAGCCGCACGGCCTTCGCGGGTCTGCGCTCCGGCCTCGAGCTCCTGCGCCGCAGCGACGCGGCACCGGCGCTCGCCGAGAAGCTCGACGCGGTGTTCCCGATCATCCACGGCCGCGGCGGCGAGGACGGCTCACTGCAGGGCATGCTCGAGCTGGCCGAGATCCCGTACGTGGGCTGCGGCGTGCTCGCCACCGCGCTGTGCATGGACAAGGCGCTCGCGAAGTCGGTGTTGCGCGACGCCGGCGTCCCGGTCGTGCCCGCGAACGAGATCTCGCGCCACGAGGCGCTGCTCTCGACCGCCGACTTCGAGGAGGCCGTCGAGGCGCGCTTCGCCTACCCGTTGTTCGTGAAGCCCACGAACACCGGCTCGTCGGTCGGCGTGCAGAAGGTGCGCACGCGCGCCCACCTGCACCACGCGATCAAGGAGGCCGCGAGATACGACCACGACGTGCTGGTCGAGCCCGGCGTCGAGGCGCGCGAGATCGAGTGCGCGGTGCTGGGCGGTCACTCGCCGCAGGCCTCGCAGCTGGGCGAGGTGCGCTACAGCGCGGAGTTCTACGACTACGAGGCCAAGTACGCCAGTGACTCCACGCAGATCCTGATCCCGGCCGACGTCACGCCCGAGCAGGACCAGACCATGCGCCGCTACGCGCTCGAGGCCTTTCGCGCGCTGAAGTGCTGGGGCATGGCGCGCGTGGATTTCTTCCTCGAGAAGAAGACCGGGCGCATCCTGCTGAACGAGCTGAACACGCTGCCCGGCTTCACCGACGCCAGCATGTACCCGAAGCTCTGGGAGGCCAGCGGCATCTCGCTGCCCGAGCTGGCCGACCGGCTGATCGAGCTGGCGTTCGAGCGGCGCAAGGAGACGGCCTCGCTCGAGATCCGCTACGCGAAGTGA
- a CDS encoding patatin-like phospholipase family protein: MDPPATDGALPLEPRREGVRRAIVLSGGGARGAYEAGVLRFVLGDLPRKLGYYPRFDVYSGTSVGAVHSCWLAALSDDPAAGVRSLVDVWRNMSFARVYRFGVGDAWSFSKSLLGSLVGRSISPGAAQARIPGLLNTSPLERLVVEGIPWRRLRRNRRAGRFTAVCVSATEVATGRTVAFIDHRDREVPSWTNDVLHVAQPARMGPEHALASAAIPLLFPTVRIGDTFYCDGSLRQQTPLAPALRLGSNRVLVVGLRHGRPPSLGDPLAAERLGQMQSAGFLFGKILDALLIDRLEYDLGQMRVVNRILRAGLELYGDEYLERVNVQVKKERGMGFRVVEDCLIRPSRDIGVIAARHVARAKANPQRSILGRFAFDALTRGSPENEADLMSYLLFDGEYASELIDLGYADAQAMELELLRFFSA; encoded by the coding sequence GTGGACCCTCCCGCGACAGACGGCGCGCTGCCTCTGGAGCCGCGCCGCGAAGGCGTGCGCCGCGCGATCGTGCTCTCGGGCGGCGGCGCGCGCGGCGCCTACGAAGCCGGCGTGCTGCGCTTCGTGCTCGGCGACCTGCCGCGCAAGCTCGGCTACTACCCGCGCTTCGACGTCTACTCGGGCACCAGCGTCGGCGCCGTGCACTCGTGCTGGCTGGCCGCGCTGTCCGACGACCCGGCGGCCGGCGTGCGCAGCCTGGTCGACGTGTGGCGCAACATGTCGTTCGCGCGCGTGTACCGCTTCGGCGTGGGCGACGCGTGGAGCTTCTCGAAGTCACTGCTCGGCTCGCTCGTGGGCCGCTCGATCTCGCCGGGCGCGGCGCAGGCGCGCATCCCGGGCCTCTTGAACACCTCGCCGCTCGAGAGACTCGTGGTCGAGGGCATTCCGTGGCGGCGCCTGCGCCGCAACCGCCGCGCGGGCCGCTTCACCGCCGTGTGCGTCAGCGCGACCGAGGTCGCGACCGGGCGCACGGTCGCGTTCATCGACCACCGCGATCGTGAGGTGCCGAGCTGGACCAACGACGTGCTGCACGTGGCGCAGCCCGCGCGCATGGGCCCCGAGCACGCCCTGGCCTCGGCGGCGATCCCGTTGCTGTTCCCCACGGTGCGCATCGGCGACACGTTCTACTGCGACGGCAGCCTGCGGCAGCAGACGCCGCTGGCGCCTGCGCTGCGCCTCGGCTCGAACCGGGTGCTGGTCGTGGGCCTGCGCCACGGGCGGCCGCCGTCGCTCGGCGATCCGCTCGCGGCCGAGCGCCTGGGCCAGATGCAGTCGGCGGGCTTCCTGTTCGGCAAGATCCTCGACGCGCTGCTGATCGACCGGCTCGAGTACGACCTGGGCCAGATGCGCGTGGTGAACCGCATCCTGCGCGCCGGGCTCGAGCTCTACGGCGACGAGTATCTCGAGCGGGTGAACGTGCAGGTGAAGAAAGAGCGCGGCATGGGCTTCCGCGTGGTCGAGGACTGTCTGATCCGCCCGAGCCGCGACATCGGCGTGATCGCCGCGCGCCACGTCGCGCGCGCCAAGGCCAACCCGCAGCGCAGCATCCTGGGCCGCTTCGCCTTCGACGCGCTCACGCGCGGCTCACCCGAGAACGAGGCCGACCTGATGAGCTACCTGTTGTTCGACGGCGAGTACGCCTCGGAGCTGATCGACCTGGGCTACGCCGACGCGCAGGCGATGGAGCTCGAGCTATTGCGCTTCTTCTCCGCTTGA
- a CDS encoding ACT domain-containing protein, which yields MRKWFIVSAVGRDRPGIVADLAQLVYDCEANLEDSRMTLLGNEFASILLCSGSSPELEQRLAAGARRLEWENRLTVFIRPLEGQPRPAVPAPGTRLFRVETQGMDRAGIVARICRTLADHRVNIADLQSRSVPSPSGSALYRMTVLAEVPDHLDPRTLGKALEERGAELGLEVTLTPA from the coding sequence ATGCGGAAGTGGTTCATCGTCTCGGCCGTCGGTCGCGATCGGCCCGGCATCGTCGCGGACCTCGCACAGCTCGTGTACGACTGCGAAGCGAACCTCGAGGACTCACGGATGACGCTGCTCGGCAACGAGTTCGCGTCGATCCTCCTGTGCTCGGGTAGCTCGCCCGAGCTCGAGCAGCGCCTGGCCGCGGGCGCGCGCCGGCTCGAATGGGAGAACCGGCTCACGGTGTTCATCCGCCCGCTCGAAGGGCAGCCGCGACCGGCCGTGCCCGCGCCCGGCACGCGCCTGTTCCGCGTCGAGACGCAGGGCATGGACCGGGCCGGGATCGTGGCGCGCATCTGCCGCACGCTGGCCGACCACCGCGTGAACATCGCCGACCTGCAGTCGCGCTCCGTGCCCTCGCCGTCGGGCTCGGCCCTGTACCGCATGACGGTGCTGGCCGAGGTGCCCGACCACCTCGACCCGCGCACGCTCGGCAAGGCGCTCGAGGAGCGCGGCGCGGAGCTCGGGCTCGAAGTCACGCTGACTCCGGCCTGA
- a CDS encoding FAD-dependent oxidoreductase, producing the protein MPRHVIVVGAGLAGLAAAFRLESLGARATVLEARARPGGKHARESLAGLALEPWPGWLPRPAPAFTELVHELDLLRLVERAPLRPPLRLRDLLRRSWLGPWRLRRLALLAAWLGGGLDPDLPWRDTRLDDRSVADFCQVYLGRRAHDQLLGPLFAAVFGLASRETSRQLLFSFLEPTGELALDSVQGAGQLVEALAARLSDLRTGARVAALEPDRRGVKLADGTALAADAVLLAVSAGEAERLSGALAPAAQAGFAALRSQSSLVLQVVTPEDVPARTRETWLSRAEGGELGAISLRGPRQLALVARPDLAARHGHRPDAELAHFLLESGARAVPALADPRAVWRLFRVSQPAFGVGHYRALARIDPGYAGDWCGGPHLEGELASGLRAARELLAAERRPP; encoded by the coding sequence GTGCCCCGGCACGTCATCGTGGTCGGCGCCGGCCTCGCGGGGCTGGCGGCGGCGTTCCGGCTCGAGTCACTGGGCGCGCGTGCGACCGTGCTCGAAGCGCGCGCGCGCCCGGGCGGGAAGCACGCGCGCGAGTCACTCGCCGGGCTCGCGCTCGAGCCCTGGCCGGGCTGGCTGCCGCGCCCCGCGCCGGCCTTCACGGAGCTCGTGCACGAGCTCGACCTGCTCCGGCTCGTGGAGCGGGCGCCGCTCCGGCCGCCGCTGCGCCTGCGCGACCTGCTGCGGCGGTCCTGGCTGGGCCCGTGGCGGCTGCGCCGCCTGGCGCTGCTCGCGGCCTGGCTCGGCGGCGGGCTCGACCCGGACCTGCCCTGGCGCGACACGCGGCTCGACGACCGCAGCGTGGCCGACTTCTGCCAGGTGTATCTCGGGCGGCGCGCGCACGACCAGCTGCTGGGGCCGCTGTTCGCCGCCGTGTTCGGGCTGGCGAGCCGCGAGACCAGCCGCCAGCTCCTGTTCTCGTTTCTCGAGCCCACAGGCGAGCTCGCGCTCGACTCGGTCCAGGGCGCGGGTCAGCTGGTCGAGGCGCTCGCGGCCAGGCTCTCCGACCTGCGCACCGGCGCGCGCGTGGCCGCGCTCGAGCCCGACCGCCGCGGCGTGAAGCTCGCCGACGGCACGGCTCTCGCCGCCGACGCCGTGCTGCTGGCCGTGAGTGCGGGCGAGGCGGAGCGCCTGTCGGGCGCGCTGGCGCCGGCCGCGCAGGCGGGCTTCGCGGCGCTGCGCAGTCAGTCGTCGCTCGTGCTCCAGGTCGTGACTCCCGAGGACGTGCCCGCCCGGACGCGCGAGACCTGGCTCTCTCGGGCCGAGGGCGGCGAGCTGGGGGCGATCTCGCTGCGCGGGCCGCGCCAGCTCGCGCTCGTGGCCCGGCCCGATCTCGCCGCGCGCCACGGCCATCGCCCCGACGCCGAGCTGGCGCACTTCCTGCTCGAGTCCGGCGCGCGCGCCGTGCCCGCGCTCGCCGACCCACGCGCCGTCTGGCGCCTCTTTCGTGTCTCGCAGCCCGCCTTCGGCGTGGGTCACTACCGCGCGCTGGCGCGCATCGACCCGGGCTACGCCGGTGACTGGTGCGGCGGCCCGCACCTCGAAGGCGAGCTGGCCTCGGGCCTGCGCGCGGCGCGCGAGCTCCTGGCAGCCGAGCGAAGGCCGCCCTGA